One Streptomyces sp. NBC_01237 genomic region harbors:
- a CDS encoding DUF3311 domain-containing protein translates to MLVPYVLYLGALPFVNRVDPVVFGLPFLFVWLLGATLLTPVAVWLTRRGDRR, encoded by the coding sequence CTGCTGGTCCCCTATGTGCTGTACCTGGGGGCGCTGCCCTTCGTGAACCGGGTCGACCCCGTGGTGTTCGGCCTGCCGTTCCTCTTCGTGTGGCTGCTCGGGGCGACCCTGCTGACACCCGTCGCGGTGTGGCTGACCAGGCGGGGGGACCGCCGGTGA
- a CDS encoding GntR family transcriptional regulator yields the protein MDYLNDQAPGAPIRSGIPEHGRIPKYYAVKAHISLLVDELGEGGLLPTERELALRYEVSRETVRQALRELLLEGRLRRQGRGTVVAGPKLEQPLSLASYTEGVRRQGRQPGRHLIGLDRFPCPEAIAAEIGVPRGEPVWHLERVLLADDERVGLESTYVSVARVPELDTGFDPDSSFYAYLHDRLGVSFGDADERIETVLATPREALLIGTPPALPMLLLHRLSRDTEGRPLERVRTLFRGDRFSFTAHLGRRG from the coding sequence GTGGACTACCTGAACGACCAGGCACCTGGCGCACCGATCCGTTCCGGCATTCCGGAGCACGGCCGTATCCCCAAGTACTACGCCGTCAAAGCTCATATCTCCCTCCTGGTGGACGAGTTGGGCGAGGGGGGCCTGCTGCCCACCGAGCGGGAACTCGCCCTGCGCTACGAGGTGTCGCGCGAGACCGTGCGTCAGGCGCTGCGCGAACTCCTGCTGGAGGGGCGGCTGCGGCGGCAGGGCCGGGGCACCGTCGTCGCCGGTCCCAAGCTGGAACAGCCCCTCTCCCTGGCCAGCTACACCGAGGGTGTCCGCCGCCAGGGCCGGCAGCCCGGCCGTCATCTCATCGGCCTCGACCGCTTCCCCTGCCCCGAGGCCATAGCGGCCGAGATCGGGGTCCCGCGCGGCGAGCCCGTCTGGCACCTGGAGCGCGTGCTGCTCGCCGACGACGAGCGGGTCGGCCTGGAGAGCACGTACGTCTCCGTCGCCCGCGTCCCGGAACTGGACACGGGGTTCGACCCCGACTCCTCCTTCTACGCCTACCTCCACGACCGGCTCGGGGTCTCCTTCGGGGACGCGGACGAGCGGATCGAGACGGTGCTGGCCACCCCGCGCGAGGCGCTGCTGATCGGTACGCCGCCCGCCCTGCCGATGCTGCTGCTCCACCGGCTCTCGCGGGACACGGAGGGCCGCCCGCTGGAGCGGGTGCGGACCCTGTTCCGCGGCGACCGGTTCTCCTTCACCGCCCACCTGGGCCGCCGCGGCTGA
- a CDS encoding Gfo/Idh/MocA family oxidoreductase, with product MTAHAPLRVALVGYGLAGSVFHAPLIAATGGLVLDTVVTSNEERQAQARAEFPEVRFAASPEELWARADELDLVVIATPNKTHVPIATAALTAGLPVVVDKPLAGSAVEARELAALAKERGLLLSVFQNRRWDNDFRTLAALISDGELGEVQRFESRFERWRPHPKGGWRESGDPEEIGGLLYDLGSHVVDQALYLFGPAVQVYAEADVRRPGAAADDDTFLAITHANGVRSHLYVSATAAQLGPRFRVLGSEAGYVKYGLDPQEAALRAGLRPAAGETWGEEPEELWGRIGSGESPLTGGGAPVRTLPGDYPAYYAAVAAAVRGTGPNPVTALQAAAALDVLEAARRSAREGVSVTLLPHHDENAFTDEEQRS from the coding sequence ATGACTGCCCACGCTCCCCTTCGCGTCGCACTCGTCGGCTACGGTCTGGCCGGCTCCGTCTTCCACGCCCCGCTGATCGCCGCGACCGGGGGCCTGGTCCTCGACACGGTCGTCACGTCGAACGAGGAGCGGCAGGCACAGGCCCGCGCCGAGTTCCCCGAAGTCCGGTTCGCCGCCTCGCCCGAGGAGCTCTGGGCGCGGGCGGACGAGCTGGACCTGGTCGTGATCGCCACCCCGAACAAGACCCATGTCCCGATCGCGACGGCCGCGCTCACGGCGGGCCTGCCGGTGGTCGTGGACAAGCCGCTGGCCGGCAGCGCCGTCGAGGCACGGGAGCTGGCCGCACTGGCGAAGGAGCGCGGGCTGCTGCTCTCGGTCTTCCAGAACCGCCGCTGGGACAACGACTTCCGTACGCTCGCGGCGCTGATCTCCGACGGCGAGCTGGGCGAGGTGCAGCGCTTCGAGTCCCGCTTCGAGCGGTGGCGTCCGCATCCCAAGGGCGGCTGGCGCGAGTCGGGAGATCCGGAGGAGATCGGCGGGCTGCTGTACGACCTGGGCAGCCATGTGGTCGACCAGGCCCTCTATCTGTTCGGCCCGGCCGTGCAGGTGTACGCGGAGGCCGACGTACGCCGTCCGGGTGCGGCCGCCGACGACGACACGTTCCTGGCGATCACGCATGCGAACGGGGTCCGCTCGCATCTGTACGTCAGTGCCACCGCGGCCCAGCTCGGCCCGCGGTTCCGGGTGCTCGGCTCGGAGGCCGGTTATGTGAAGTACGGGCTGGACCCGCAGGAGGCCGCCCTGCGCGCGGGCCTGCGCCCGGCCGCCGGGGAGACCTGGGGCGAGGAGCCCGAGGAGCTGTGGGGCCGCATCGGCTCCGGTGAGTCCCCGCTGACGGGCGGCGGCGCCCCGGTCCGTACACTGCCGGGCGACTACCCCGCGTACTACGCCGCCGTGGCCGCCGCCGTACGCGGCACCGGCCCGAACCCGGTGACCGCGCTTCAGGCCGCCGCCGCGCTGGACGTTCTGGAGGCCGCCCGCCGTTCGGCCCGCGAGGGCGTCTCCGTGACCCTGCTGCCGCACCACGACGAGAACGCGTTCACCGACGAGGAGCAACGTTCATGA
- a CDS encoding DUF6412 domain-containing protein — MRDANRLSGAFARLLRPVGLVVLFLTEVLLAEGGSLSAAVALAATAAAGSALLACSVISARCAVPVPRTRVRTAIRDREKRTAFLPQRDPDARGRTRPRAPGRALLTAAA; from the coding sequence ATGCGTGACGCGAACCGTCTGAGCGGCGCCTTCGCCCGGCTGCTCCGGCCCGTCGGGCTCGTGGTCCTCTTCCTCACCGAGGTCCTCCTCGCCGAGGGTGGCAGCCTCTCCGCCGCCGTCGCGCTCGCCGCCACCGCCGCGGCGGGCTCCGCGCTCCTCGCCTGCTCCGTCATCAGCGCCCGATGCGCCGTCCCGGTGCCCCGCACCAGGGTCCGGACCGCCATCAGGGACCGCGAGAAACGCACCGCGTTCCTGCCCCAACGAGACCCCGACGCAAGGGGCCGCACCCGGCCCCGAGCTCCCGGCCGCGCCCTCCTGACGGCCGCCGCGTAG
- a CDS encoding class E sortase yields MRGLWTGAELVITLGVVLLLLVAHQLWWTNRQARESAESEVRALQRGWGGTSDPAGTDPGTPPVPDTSTGTSPDTSPGARREGAPRGSASSAPRWDQAYAVLRIPRIGLTAPVAQGIGKYGVLDKGYVGHYPRTAQPGQAGNFALAGHRNTHGEPFRRIDRLRRGDPITVETREAVYTYTVDKSLARTTPSDSGVIATVPRSNVRTSAGYSAPGHYLTLTTCTPEFTSRYRLIVWGKLTATRPK; encoded by the coding sequence GTGCGCGGCCTGTGGACCGGCGCCGAGTTGGTGATCACCCTCGGCGTCGTCCTGCTGCTCCTCGTCGCCCATCAGCTGTGGTGGACCAACCGGCAGGCCCGCGAGAGCGCCGAGAGCGAGGTGCGGGCCCTCCAGCGGGGCTGGGGCGGGACATCGGACCCGGCGGGCACGGACCCCGGAACCCCGCCCGTGCCGGACACGTCGACGGGCACCTCGCCCGACACCTCCCCGGGCGCGCGGCGGGAGGGCGCCCCGCGCGGCTCCGCGTCCTCCGCCCCGCGCTGGGACCAGGCGTACGCCGTCCTGCGCATCCCGCGCATCGGCCTCACCGCTCCTGTCGCCCAGGGCATCGGCAAGTACGGCGTCCTCGACAAGGGATACGTCGGGCACTACCCGCGCACCGCGCAGCCCGGACAGGCCGGAAACTTCGCGCTCGCCGGGCACCGCAACACCCACGGCGAACCCTTCCGCCGCATCGACCGGCTGCGCCGCGGCGACCCGATCACCGTCGAGACCCGCGAAGCCGTCTACACGTACACCGTCGACAAGAGCCTCGCGCGGACGACGCCGTCGGACAGCGGGGTCATCGCCACCGTGCCGCGCAGCAACGTGCGCACCTCGGCCGGGTACAGCGCGCCGGGGCACTATCTGACGCTGACGACGTGCACGCCCGAGTTCACCTCCCGCTACCGGCTCATCGTGTGGGGCAAGCTCACCGCGACGCGCCCGAAGTAG
- a CDS encoding heme-degrading domain-containing protein — MSHSAPTISELISQERSLTLPHFGYDDAYALGGLLVALARERHAPVAIDIRRGAQQLFHAALPGSSADNDAWIDRKRRVVERYGESSYLVGTRFRAKGTTFEDSSRLDPDRYAAHGGSFPISVEGAGVIGSVTVSGLPQAEDHALVVEGLEQFAATLGA; from the coding sequence ATGAGCCACAGCGCTCCGACCATTTCGGAACTCATCTCCCAGGAGCGCAGCCTGACGCTGCCGCACTTCGGGTACGACGACGCGTACGCGCTCGGCGGCCTCCTGGTCGCCCTGGCACGCGAGCGGCACGCCCCGGTCGCGATCGACATCCGGCGCGGCGCCCAGCAGCTCTTCCATGCCGCGCTGCCCGGTTCCAGCGCGGACAACGACGCGTGGATCGACCGCAAGCGCAGGGTGGTCGAGCGGTACGGCGAGAGCTCCTACCTGGTCGGCACCCGGTTCCGGGCGAAGGGAACGACGTTCGAGGATTCCTCGCGGCTGGACCCGGACAGGTACGCCGCGCACGGCGGTTCGTTCCCGATCTCGGTCGAGGGCGCGGGCGTGATCGGCTCGGTCACGGTCTCCGGCCTGCCCCAGGCCGAGGACCACGCGCTGGTGGTCGAGGGGCTGGAGCAGTTCGCCGCGACGCTGGGCGCCTGA
- a CDS encoding sodium:solute symporter family protein: MNAAVATSVFAVFMVATVALGLLAMRGRGGGTGGLAEWSVGGRSLGPVFIWVLMAGEGYTSFSYLGAAGWGYNYGAPVLYVVAYMSCGYAIGYVVGPMLWAYARKHGLVGITDMVAHRFGRPWLGAVVAVLATAFLLPYIQLQITGMGVVVSTISYGAISLNWAYFVAFAVTTGFVVVSGLRGSAWVSVLKDILVIATLGFLALYVPMHYFDGYGPFLDRLVTEKSEWLTFPGHGDSGLGQAWFISTSFLNSLTVVIFPTTVAGYLGARNADALRRNAMYLPAYNILLFVPMLLGMAALFVVPGLVGAESNLALFKLVVDSLPAWAVGIIGVAAALSSIVPMAVFMLVIGTMWGRSVLSLVPRWEQRQKGAAQVVVVVAGSLALLLTYTAPNTLVRLSLISYEGMAQLLPMVLLALVWRRLTFRGAFSGLVVGVAVVCVLVFNGNDPVWGVNAGLVALAANLLVALAVTFAGARDEDERPDDEVLAKDEIEEPVPRTAPV, from the coding sequence GTGAACGCCGCCGTGGCGACCTCCGTCTTCGCCGTCTTCATGGTCGCGACCGTCGCCCTCGGACTGCTCGCCATGCGCGGGCGCGGCGGCGGCACGGGTGGTCTCGCCGAGTGGTCGGTCGGCGGCCGCAGCCTCGGCCCCGTCTTCATCTGGGTGCTGATGGCGGGCGAGGGCTACACCAGCTTCAGCTACCTGGGCGCCGCGGGCTGGGGATACAACTACGGGGCACCCGTCCTGTACGTCGTCGCGTACATGTCCTGCGGCTACGCCATCGGCTATGTCGTCGGCCCGATGCTCTGGGCGTACGCGCGCAAGCACGGTCTCGTCGGGATCACCGACATGGTGGCGCACCGCTTCGGCCGGCCCTGGCTCGGCGCGGTGGTCGCGGTGCTGGCCACCGCCTTCCTGCTGCCGTACATCCAGCTCCAGATCACCGGCATGGGCGTCGTCGTCTCGACCATCTCGTACGGGGCGATCAGCCTGAACTGGGCCTACTTCGTCGCCTTCGCCGTCACCACCGGCTTCGTCGTGGTCAGCGGGCTGCGCGGCAGCGCGTGGGTGTCCGTGCTGAAGGACATCCTCGTCATCGCCACGCTGGGGTTCCTCGCCCTCTACGTACCGATGCACTACTTCGACGGCTACGGGCCCTTCCTGGACCGGCTCGTCACCGAGAAGAGCGAGTGGCTGACCTTCCCCGGCCACGGCGACAGCGGACTGGGACAGGCCTGGTTCATCAGCACGTCGTTCCTGAACTCGCTGACCGTGGTCATCTTCCCGACCACCGTCGCTGGGTACCTCGGCGCCCGGAACGCGGACGCCCTGCGCCGCAACGCGATGTATCTGCCCGCCTACAACATCCTCCTGTTCGTCCCGATGCTGCTCGGCATGGCCGCCCTGTTCGTGGTGCCGGGGCTCGTCGGCGCGGAATCGAACCTCGCGCTCTTCAAGCTGGTCGTGGACTCCCTGCCCGCCTGGGCTGTCGGGATCATCGGGGTCGCCGCCGCACTGTCCTCGATCGTGCCCATGGCCGTCTTCATGCTGGTCATCGGCACGATGTGGGGGCGCAGCGTGCTCTCGCTCGTGCCCCGCTGGGAGCAACGGCAGAAGGGCGCCGCACAGGTCGTCGTCGTGGTGGCGGGCAGCCTGGCGCTGCTGCTCACCTACACCGCGCCGAACACGCTCGTACGCCTCTCGCTCATCTCGTACGAGGGGATGGCGCAGCTCCTGCCCATGGTGCTGCTGGCGCTGGTGTGGCGGAGGCTGACCTTCCGGGGGGCGTTCAGCGGGCTGGTCGTCGGTGTGGCCGTGGTCTGCGTGCTCGTCTTCAACGGGAACGATCCGGTGTGGGGGGTGAACGCCGGGCTGGTCGCGCTCGCCGCGAACCTCCTCGTCGCGCTGGCCGTGACGTTCGCGGGGGCGCGCGACGAGGACGAGCGGCCCGATGACGAGGTGCTGGCGAAGGACGAGATCGAGGAGCCGGTCCCCCGTACGGCTCCGGTGTGA
- a CDS encoding fumarylacetoacetate hydrolase family protein produces the protein MKLLRVGTAGAERPALLDRDGTLRDLSGLVPDIDGDLLADESALARVRAAAAAPDGLPALDAEGLRVGPPLGRIGKIVCIGLNYHDHATETGAAIPAEPILFFKAPDTVVGPEDTVLVPRGSRKTDWEVELAVVIGRTARYLDSAEEALGHVAGYATAHDVSEREFQIERGGTWDKGKNCETFNPLGPWLVTADEVPDPQALPLRLWVNGELKQNGTTADQIFPVGEVVRYLSQFMTLYPGDVINTGTPAGVALGQPDPKPYLRAGDVVELEIEGLGRQRQELKDA, from the coding sequence TTGAAGCTGCTTCGAGTCGGTACGGCGGGCGCGGAACGCCCCGCGCTTCTTGACCGTGACGGGACCCTGCGCGACCTGTCGGGGCTCGTCCCCGACATCGACGGTGACCTGCTCGCCGACGAGTCGGCACTCGCCCGGGTACGGGCCGCCGCGGCGGCCCCCGACGGGCTGCCCGCACTGGACGCGGAAGGGCTGCGGGTCGGCCCGCCGCTCGGCCGGATCGGCAAGATCGTGTGCATCGGGCTGAACTACCACGACCACGCCACCGAGACCGGCGCGGCGATCCCCGCCGAACCGATCCTGTTCTTCAAGGCGCCGGACACCGTCGTGGGGCCCGAGGACACCGTGCTGGTGCCGCGCGGCAGCCGCAAGACGGACTGGGAGGTCGAGCTCGCCGTCGTCATCGGGCGCACCGCCCGCTATCTGGACTCCGCCGAGGAGGCGCTCGGGCACGTCGCCGGTTACGCCACGGCGCACGACGTCTCCGAGCGCGAGTTCCAGATCGAGCGCGGCGGCACCTGGGACAAGGGCAAGAACTGCGAGACGTTCAACCCGCTGGGCCCCTGGCTGGTGACGGCCGACGAGGTGCCCGACCCGCAGGCACTTCCACTGCGGCTCTGGGTCAACGGCGAGCTGAAGCAGAACGGCACCACCGCCGACCAGATCTTCCCGGTCGGCGAGGTGGTCCGCTATCTCAGCCAGTTCATGACGCTGTACCCGGGCGATGTGATCAACACCGGCACGCCGGCCGGGGTCGCCCTGGGGCAGCCCGATCCGAAGCCCTACCTCAGGGCGGGTGACGTCGTGGAGCTGGAGATCGAGGGGCTCGGACGGCAGCGGCAGGAGCTGAAGGACGCCTGA
- a CDS encoding SEC-C domain-containing protein, which produces MRPDTPADHTTEAERLLRTAAQYPEDHEPLILQAAAHLELAGDRARASTLYDELLASPDATVDNPHLVKALKAANLWEYGHEAEARAIIDGIRAASPPDAAPWDIAAQTLEAHDELESAHDFFSTALKLLLSPGEEVPYATQSLLTGRHRVRRLMGVEHDPWDELADALHTATVPLDELHDPKRLWALGSSDPGELQAEIIRLRSELGTYRTALSRPFPVAVLHWTEAELRELLTAYPVLTIEYPTHADHLDQLEAALRDLHATGTPNLGIVTGTVPSYEAFAASEAASPADPDLLPQYATILAARGRAVPWPPARSAACWCGSGNAYRQCHGRA; this is translated from the coding sequence ATGCGCCCCGACACGCCTGCCGACCACACCACCGAAGCCGAGCGCCTGCTGCGCACCGCGGCGCAGTACCCCGAGGACCACGAACCGTTGATCCTCCAGGCCGCCGCCCACCTGGAGCTCGCCGGTGACCGCGCCCGCGCCAGCACCCTCTACGACGAACTGCTCGCCTCCCCCGACGCCACGGTCGACAACCCGCACCTGGTCAAGGCCCTCAAGGCGGCCAACCTCTGGGAGTACGGGCACGAGGCCGAGGCCCGCGCGATCATCGACGGCATCCGTGCCGCGAGCCCCCCGGACGCGGCCCCGTGGGACATCGCCGCCCAGACCCTGGAAGCCCACGACGAGCTGGAGTCGGCCCACGACTTCTTCTCGACCGCGCTGAAGCTGCTGCTGTCGCCGGGCGAGGAAGTCCCGTACGCCACCCAGTCCCTGCTGACCGGACGCCATCGCGTCCGCAGGCTGATGGGGGTCGAGCACGACCCGTGGGACGAGCTGGCCGACGCCCTGCACACGGCCACCGTGCCGCTCGACGAACTCCACGACCCCAAGCGCCTGTGGGCCCTCGGCTCATCCGACCCGGGCGAGCTACAGGCCGAGATCATCCGGCTCCGCTCCGAACTGGGCACCTACCGGACCGCGTTGTCCCGCCCTTTCCCGGTCGCCGTCCTGCACTGGACCGAGGCCGAGCTGCGCGAACTGCTCACCGCGTACCCGGTGTTGACGATCGAGTACCCCACCCACGCCGATCATCTGGACCAGCTGGAAGCCGCGTTGCGCGATCTGCACGCGACGGGCACCCCGAATCTGGGCATCGTCACGGGCACGGTCCCCTCGTACGAGGCGTTCGCCGCGTCGGAGGCCGCGTCCCCCGCCGATCCGGATCTGCTCCCCCAGTACGCCACGATCCTCGCGGCCCGCGGCCGTGCCGTGCCCTGGCCGCCGGCCCGCAGCGCGGCGTGCTGGTGCGGCTCGGGGAACGCGTACCGGCAATGCCACGGGCGCGCCTGA
- a CDS encoding TIGR03364 family FAD-dependent oxidoreductase encodes MRVIVVGAGVVGTMHAWHAVNRGHEVVQIERESEARGASLRNFGQIWVSGRAGGEELETALRARELWQEIGERVPDVGFRACGSLTPLRNELETAVAEAAVARPDAAARGYKLLTAAEARAVNPALRGTFSAALWCERDAAVEPRTAQLALKEALLASGRYTFLGGREVREVVGTASVRDDHGDIHTGDAVILATGAWLGGLVRELAGPDLPVRRVRLQMMQTDPLGEALTTSVADADSFRYYPAYRGGALDALNAGQAQDPTAAEHRMQLLMVQRRDGGLTIGDTHEYEHPFAFDTVEEPYEHLTRVVESFLGRPLPRVRHRWAGVYAQCTDTSRVVHRRQVRDGVWLVTGPGGRGMTCSPAIAETTANELGW; translated from the coding sequence GTGAGAGTCATCGTCGTAGGAGCCGGCGTGGTGGGAACCATGCACGCCTGGCACGCAGTGAACCGCGGCCACGAGGTCGTACAGATCGAGCGCGAGAGCGAGGCACGCGGAGCATCGCTCCGGAATTTCGGACAGATATGGGTCAGCGGGCGGGCCGGTGGTGAGGAGCTGGAGACCGCGCTCCGCGCCCGTGAGCTGTGGCAGGAGATCGGGGAGCGGGTCCCGGACGTGGGCTTCCGGGCCTGCGGCTCGCTCACCCCCCTGCGCAACGAGCTGGAGACCGCCGTCGCCGAGGCGGCCGTCGCCAGGCCCGACGCGGCGGCCCGCGGCTACAAGCTGCTCACCGCCGCCGAGGCGCGCGCGGTCAACCCCGCCCTGCGCGGTACCTTCTCCGCCGCCCTGTGGTGCGAGCGCGACGCGGCCGTCGAGCCACGCACCGCCCAACTCGCCCTGAAGGAGGCCCTGCTGGCGTCCGGCCGCTATACGTTCCTGGGGGGCCGCGAGGTCCGCGAGGTGGTCGGTACCGCCTCCGTGCGCGACGACCACGGTGACATCCACACTGGTGACGCCGTCATCCTGGCCACCGGCGCCTGGCTCGGCGGCCTCGTCCGCGAGCTGGCCGGACCCGACCTCCCCGTGCGCCGGGTCCGCCTCCAGATGATGCAGACCGACCCGCTCGGCGAGGCGCTCACCACCTCCGTCGCCGACGCCGACAGCTTCCGCTACTACCCGGCGTACCGGGGCGGGGCACTGGACGCGCTCAACGCCGGACAGGCCCAGGACCCGACCGCCGCCGAGCACCGGATGCAGCTGCTGATGGTGCAGCGCCGCGACGGCGGACTGACCATCGGCGACACCCACGAGTACGAGCACCCCTTCGCCTTCGACACGGTCGAGGAGCCCTACGAGCACCTCACCCGGGTCGTCGAGTCCTTCCTCGGCCGCCCGCTGCCGCGCGTGCGGCACCGCTGGGCCGGGGTCTACGCCCAGTGCACCGACACCAGCCGCGTCGTCCACCGCCGGCAGGTGCGCGACGGCGTCTGGCTGGTCACCGGGCCCGGCGGGCGCGGCATGACCTGCTCGCCCGCCATCGCCGAAACGACCGCCAACGAACTGGGCTGGTGA
- a CDS encoding YidC/Oxa1 family membrane protein insertase encodes MSAFMSAFASLVGSLADLLQPFFQGAATAAAIVLFTALVRLAVHPLSRAAARGQKARTKLQPQIAALRKKHGKNPERMQKALMELHAKEKVSPLSGCLPSLLQMPAFFLLYHLFSSRSIGGDPNALLGHNLLGAPLGDRWHDALADGGVFGGRGLVYLGLFAIVAAVATFNYGRTKRQMAANPMTPATGPDGQPVPGMGAMTKLMPLMSFATLFTVAVVPLAAALYVVTSTTWTALERAYLYRDMPATGAALAAPM; translated from the coding sequence ATGTCCGCCTTCATGTCCGCCTTCGCGAGCCTGGTCGGCTCGCTGGCCGATCTGCTCCAGCCGTTCTTCCAGGGCGCGGCCACCGCCGCCGCGATCGTCCTGTTCACCGCCCTCGTACGGCTCGCCGTGCACCCCCTGTCGCGGGCCGCGGCGCGCGGGCAGAAGGCGCGGACCAAGCTCCAGCCGCAGATCGCGGCCCTGCGCAAGAAGCACGGCAAGAACCCCGAGCGCATGCAGAAGGCCCTGATGGAGCTGCACGCCAAGGAGAAGGTCTCCCCGCTCTCCGGCTGCCTGCCGAGCCTGCTCCAGATGCCCGCGTTCTTCCTGCTGTACCACCTGTTCTCCAGCCGGAGCATCGGCGGCGACCCCAACGCGCTCCTCGGCCACAACCTCCTCGGGGCGCCCCTGGGCGACCGCTGGCACGACGCGCTCGCGGACGGCGGGGTGTTCGGCGGGCGGGGCCTGGTCTACCTGGGGCTCTTCGCGATCGTGGCGGCGGTCGCCACCTTCAACTACGGCCGGACGAAGCGCCAGATGGCCGCGAACCCGATGACGCCCGCCACCGGCCCCGACGGGCAGCCGGTACCCGGCATGGGGGCGATGACCAAGCTGATGCCGCTGATGTCCTTCGCGACGCTCTTCACCGTGGCGGTCGTCCCGCTCGCCGCCGCCCTGTACGTGGTCACGAGCACCACCTGGACCGCGCTGGAGAGGGCCTACCTCTACCGCGACATGCCGGCCACCGGTGCCGCCCTGGCCGCCCCGATGTAG
- a CDS encoding ROK family transcriptional regulator has product MNRSDTRNGAGANLPTLRHHNAALVLDLLRAAGGDGISRLELAERTGLTPQAVSKITARLRAEGLVAGAGHRASTGGKPRTLLRLVPEAGFAVGLHLDRDELTAVLVDLTGTAVAARKAPLDLGAPAEQVLTDAADAVREVCAVREAPTGREVSTGREVEAVREVSTGRGADTVRETGAGAPEPRVLGVGVALPGPLDHRDGVLHRVTGFPQWDGYPLRDALAARTGLPVVVDKDTNAAALGLALGAPDAGDFAYLHLGTGLGAGLVLGGELHRGTRTGAGEFGHQTLQLDGPVCGCGGRGCVEVLCLAAEARGDRAEAARVLGTGAANLVGLLDIDRVVLGGRTVAADEDAYVRGVRAVIEERARRDGTGRPVPVTVAGGGDRPVAEGAAQLVLAPLFGRVGRMGPASGCQDLSGTHDG; this is encoded by the coding sequence GTGAACAGGAGCGATACCAGGAACGGAGCCGGGGCCAACCTTCCGACGCTGCGCCACCACAACGCCGCGCTGGTGCTGGACCTGCTGCGGGCGGCGGGCGGGGACGGCATCAGCCGCCTCGAACTCGCCGAGCGCACCGGGCTCACCCCGCAGGCCGTCAGCAAGATCACCGCCCGGCTGCGGGCGGAGGGCCTCGTCGCCGGGGCGGGCCACCGCGCCTCCACGGGCGGCAAGCCCCGCACCCTGCTGCGCCTGGTCCCGGAGGCGGGATTCGCGGTCGGGCTGCACCTGGACCGCGATGAACTGACCGCCGTCCTGGTCGACCTCACCGGCACGGCGGTGGCCGCGCGGAAGGCGCCGCTGGACCTCGGCGCCCCGGCCGAGCAGGTGCTCACGGACGCGGCGGACGCGGTACGGGAGGTGTGCGCGGTACGGGAGGCGCCTACGGGGCGGGAGGTGTCCACCGGCCGGGAGGTGGAGGCAGTACGGGAGGTGTCCACGGGCCGGGGGGCGGACACCGTACGGGAGACGGGCGCCGGTGCGCCGGAGCCGCGGGTGCTCGGGGTGGGCGTGGCCCTGCCCGGCCCCCTGGACCACCGCGACGGGGTGCTGCACCGCGTCACGGGGTTCCCGCAGTGGGACGGGTACCCGCTGCGGGACGCCCTCGCCGCGCGGACCGGGCTGCCCGTGGTCGTGGACAAGGACACCAACGCCGCCGCCCTCGGCCTCGCCCTGGGAGCGCCCGACGCGGGCGACTTCGCCTACCTGCACCTGGGGACCGGGCTCGGCGCGGGGCTCGTGCTGGGCGGGGAGCTGCACCGGGGGACACGCACCGGGGCCGGGGAGTTCGGGCACCAGACCCTCCAGCTCGACGGGCCCGTGTGCGGCTGCGGGGGGCGCGGCTGCGTCGAGGTGCTCTGCCTCGCCGCCGAGGCCCGGGGCGACCGGGCGGAGGCCGCACGGGTGCTGGGGACCGGCGCCGCCAATCTGGTCGGGCTGCTCGACATCGACCGGGTGGTGCTGGGCGGGCGAACCGTGGCCGCCGACGAGGACGCGTACGTACGGGGGGTGCGCGCCGTGATCGAGGAGCGCGCCCGGCGGGACGGGACCGGGCGGCCGGTACCGGTCACCGTCGCGGGGGGAGGCGACCGGCCGGTCGCGGAGGGTGCCGCCCAACTGGTGCTCGCGCCGCTGTTCGGGCGGGTGGGGAGAATGGGGCCGGCGTCCGGCTGCCAGGACCTGTCCGGAACGCATGACGGATGA